Proteins from a single region of Gigantopelta aegis isolate Gae_Host unplaced genomic scaffold, Gae_host_genome ctg7487_pilon_pilon, whole genome shotgun sequence:
- the LOC121366853 gene encoding glutathione hydrolase 1 proenzyme-like codes for MSADGVYKLDSGKHSMATSSTKLVVILSIVMFLCGIAMLIVGIVLGVRATQTANNAPCVSPDQVVAPTTPPAAPTTEAPGPTPSPSKEGRYRYAGIATDTEICSKVGIDIMARKGGSAVDAAIATNLCVGSVNFESNGLGGGHFMTIYKKSTNESFAVMAREQAPAAATETMYVGLTDYNNNVE; via the exons CATGGCGACGTCATCCACTAAACTGGTGGTGATCCTCTCCATCGTCATGTTCCTCTGTGGCATCGCCATGCTCATCGTCGGCATCGTCCTCGGTGTCAGGGCAACACAGACCGCCAACAACGCCCCCTGCGTTTCGCCCGACCAAGTGGTGGCCCCCACCACGCCCCCGGCAGCCCCCACCACCGAAGCTCCTGGACCAACACCATCACCCTCCAAGGAGGGCCGCTACCGATATGCAGGGATTGCTACCGACACTGAGATTTGTTCAAAAGTCGGAAT CGACATAATGGCACGCAAGGGCGGTTCAGCTGTCGATGCTGCCATAGCAACCAATCTGTGCGTTGGGTCAGTTAACTTCGAGAGTAACGGTCTTGGAGGAGGCCATTTCATGACCATATACAAGAA ATCGACGAACGAGTCATTCGCTGTGATGGCGCGAGAACAAGCCCCGGCGGCGGCCACGGAGACAATGTACGTCGGCCTGACGGACTACAACAACAACGTCGAAG